In Phreatobacter aquaticus, a single genomic region encodes these proteins:
- a CDS encoding zinc-dependent alcohol dehydrogenase — translation MALAARALWYASRRHVELRDELLSERTGSEALISMLYSGVSRGTERLVFDGLVAAPERDRMRCPLQAGEFPFPVKYGYCAVGTVEAGPEAMVGKTVFTLAPHQDRQIVPTDRLSVVAIPDGIPAKRAILAANMETALNAVWDSGAGPGDRIVVVGGGVLGLLVTFIVSQIPGTDVTLVDLDQSRKTYADLFGVRFQKPLDGPGDVDVAFHASATSAGLACALACCGDEATVVELSWFGDQDPSVPLGAGFHAKRLKLISSQVGMVATSRRPRWSYQRRLEKAVALLADDRLDQLITEEVAFADLPAALPRILAPGAPGLMTAISY, via the coding sequence ATGGCCCTGGCCGCCCGCGCGCTCTGGTACGCATCGCGCCGCCACGTGGAGCTGCGAGACGAACTCTTGAGCGAGCGCACCGGATCCGAGGCGCTGATATCCATGCTCTATAGCGGTGTCAGCCGCGGGACGGAACGCCTCGTATTCGACGGACTTGTCGCAGCACCGGAGCGCGACCGCATGCGCTGCCCGCTCCAGGCCGGCGAATTCCCCTTCCCCGTGAAGTACGGCTATTGCGCCGTCGGCACGGTCGAGGCCGGCCCCGAGGCCATGGTCGGCAAAACCGTGTTCACCCTCGCCCCCCATCAGGATCGTCAGATCGTGCCAACCGACCGCCTGTCGGTCGTGGCTATACCGGACGGCATTCCGGCGAAACGCGCCATTCTCGCCGCCAATATGGAAACCGCCCTCAACGCGGTCTGGGATTCCGGCGCAGGGCCCGGCGACCGCATCGTGGTGGTCGGCGGCGGCGTGCTGGGCCTGCTCGTCACCTTCATCGTCTCCCAGATCCCCGGCACCGATGTCACGCTGGTCGATCTCGATCAGAGCCGGAAGACCTATGCCGACCTGTTCGGCGTGCGCTTCCAGAAGCCGCTCGACGGCCCCGGCGATGTCGATGTCGCCTTCCACGCCTCCGCGACCTCGGCGGGTCTCGCCTGCGCGCTCGCCTGCTGCGGCGACGAGGCGACCGTGGTCGAGCTGTCGTGGTTCGGCGACCAGGACCCCTCCGTGCCGCTCGGCGCCGGCTTCCATGCCAAGCGCCTGAAGCTCATCTCCTCGCAGGTCGGCATGGTCGCCACATCCAGGCGGCCCCGCTGGTCGTATCAGCGCAGGCTGGAGAAGGCCGTGGCGCTGCTCGCCGACGACCGCCTCGACCAACTGATCACCGAGGAGGTCGCTTTCGCCGACCTTCCCGCAGCCCTGCCGCGTATTCTCGCTCCCGGTGCGCCGGGCCTGATGACCGCCATCAGCTACTGA
- a CDS encoding 6-pyruvoyl trahydropterin synthase family protein: MFSVEVRDRIMIAHSLPDPFFGPAQGKHGASFVVDVAFYRETLTPQNVVVDIGAALDVLSKTLKPLAYQDLDTLPQFKGQLTTTEFLCKYVFDAVAAAAKSGALGVDGQGLAKIRVTLHEHDLARATYEGSVA; the protein is encoded by the coding sequence ATGTTCTCAGTCGAAGTCCGCGACCGCATCATGATCGCCCATTCGCTGCCCGACCCGTTCTTTGGGCCGGCCCAGGGCAAGCACGGCGCGAGCTTCGTCGTCGATGTCGCCTTCTACCGCGAGACACTCACCCCGCAGAATGTCGTGGTCGATATCGGGGCTGCGCTCGACGTTCTCTCGAAGACGCTGAAGCCGCTGGCCTATCAGGACCTCGACACCCTGCCGCAGTTCAAGGGCCAGCTCACCACCACCGAATTCCTCTGCAAATATGTCTTTGACGCCGTCGCTGCCGCCGCCAAGTCGGGCGCGCTCGGCGTGGATGGCCAGGGCCTCGCGAAGATTCGCGTCACCCTCCACGAACACGATCTCGCCCGCGCGACCTATGAGGGATCGGTTGCGTGA
- a CDS encoding glycosyltransferase family 4 protein, which translates to MIEAVFAIPGDIATPTGGYRYDREVLARAPAHGVTFRHLQLPGSFPFPGKPDLLATAAALTALPAETVLVVDGLAFGACPESICASLKCRIIALVHHPLADETGLTPDQAAAFVASEKAALHHAAAVIVTSPATRRSLIQTYSVPADHIRVAEPGTERAERATGSGGAEPVILAVGAVSQRKGYDVLAEALAELRNLSWRAVIAGATDRAPEAYAAARAVIDRHGLGDRIRFAGSVSDAELAGLYRQADLFVMPSLYEGYGMVLAEAMARGLAIVTTTGGAAAETVPDGAALKVPPGDAPALAMAIRRALGDGELRRELRHASWTSGQALPAWDDTARIVAGVVRDVAARGSHRGAET; encoded by the coding sequence GTGATCGAGGCGGTCTTCGCCATTCCCGGTGACATCGCGACGCCGACCGGCGGCTATCGCTATGACCGCGAGGTGCTGGCGCGCGCGCCGGCCCATGGCGTGACCTTCCGGCATCTGCAATTGCCAGGCTCGTTCCCGTTTCCGGGCAAGCCGGACCTTCTGGCAACGGCGGCGGCCCTGACCGCGCTTCCGGCGGAGACCGTGCTGGTGGTCGATGGGCTGGCCTTCGGCGCCTGCCCTGAAAGCATCTGCGCCTCGCTCAAATGCCGGATCATTGCCCTGGTCCATCATCCGCTGGCCGATGAGACCGGTCTCACGCCAGACCAGGCGGCCGCCTTCGTCGCGAGCGAGAAGGCTGCGCTTCACCACGCCGCGGCGGTGATCGTCACCTCTCCCGCGACCCGCCGCAGCCTGATCCAGACCTATTCCGTGCCGGCCGACCATATCCGCGTCGCGGAGCCTGGCACCGAGCGCGCAGAACGGGCAACCGGATCGGGGGGCGCCGAACCGGTGATCCTGGCGGTTGGCGCGGTGTCCCAACGCAAGGGCTATGACGTGCTGGCCGAAGCGCTGGCCGAACTCCGCAACCTCTCCTGGCGCGCTGTCATCGCGGGCGCGACCGACCGCGCCCCGGAGGCCTATGCCGCGGCGCGGGCAGTGATCGACCGTCACGGGCTTGGCGACCGGATCCGTTTCGCCGGCTCAGTGAGTGATGCCGAGCTCGCCGGGCTCTATCGGCAAGCCGATCTCTTCGTCATGCCCTCGCTCTACGAGGGCTATGGCATGGTGCTGGCGGAAGCCATGGCGCGCGGCCTGGCGATCGTCACCACCACCGGAGGCGCGGCTGCCGAGACCGTGCCCGACGGCGCGGCGCTCAAGGTTCCGCCCGGCGATGCGCCGGCGCTCGCCATGGCGATCCGCCGCGCGCTGGGCGATGGCGAACTCCGGCGCGAATTGCGTCACGCATCATGGACATCTGGCCAGGCCTTGCCGGCCTGGGACGACACCGCGCGGATCGTTGCCGGCGTCGTCCGCGACGTGGCGGCGCGCGGATCGCATCGGGGAGCCGAGACATGA
- a CDS encoding SAM-dependent methyltransferase, giving the protein MSFSPEWLALREPADHAARSRDLKASVARHFAGRATIDVVDLGCGAGSNLRGTFDALPDIQRWRLVDYDPNLLAAARQRLAAWADDVSNDGEVLALRKGAKAISIRFVQADLNRDLDRVLEPATDLVTAAALFDLVSVDWIAGFVADLARRRLPLYTVLTYDGTERWQPPHPVDDQMLAAFHAHQGTDKGFGPAAGPRATAAMAEAFARAGYRVERAPSPWLLGPDFAQLARELVTGFAGAVGETGNVPGADIAAWLTARQAGVTCEVGHEDLFVLPA; this is encoded by the coding sequence ATGAGCTTTTCACCGGAATGGCTGGCACTGCGCGAGCCCGCCGACCACGCGGCCCGCTCTCGCGACCTCAAGGCGAGTGTCGCCCGGCACTTTGCCGGCCGCGCCACCATCGACGTCGTCGATCTCGGCTGCGGCGCCGGCTCCAATCTGCGCGGCACCTTCGACGCCCTGCCTGACATCCAGCGCTGGCGGCTGGTCGACTACGATCCTAATCTGCTCGCCGCTGCGCGGCAGCGCCTTGCCGCCTGGGCCGACGATGTCAGCAATGACGGCGAGGTCCTGGCGCTGCGCAAGGGCGCCAAGGCGATCTCGATCCGGTTCGTGCAGGCGGACCTCAACCGCGACCTCGACCGGGTGCTGGAGCCCGCGACCGACCTCGTCACCGCCGCCGCCCTGTTCGATCTCGTCTCGGTCGACTGGATCGCCGGTTTCGTCGCCGACCTCGCCCGTCGCCGTCTGCCGCTCTACACCGTGCTGACCTATGACGGCACGGAGCGCTGGCAGCCGCCCCATCCGGTCGATGATCAGATGCTCGCCGCCTTCCACGCCCATCAGGGTACCGACAAGGGCTTCGGCCCGGCAGCAGGACCCAGGGCCACCGCCGCCATGGCGGAGGCTTTCGCCAGGGCGGGCTACCGTGTCGAACGCGCGCCGAGCCCCTGGCTCCTCGGCCCTGACTTTGCCCAGCTGGCCCGTGAACTGGTCACCGGCTTTGCCGGCGCGGTCGGCGAAACCGGGAATGTGCCGGGCGCCGATATCGCCGCCTGGCTGACCGCCCGGCAGGCCGGCGTCACCTGCGAAGTCGGCCACGAAGACCTGTTCGTC